Part of the Verrucomicrobiia bacterium genome is shown below.
GTGACGCAGGATGTCCTGGAACCGGATCAGCAGCGGAAACTTCAACCCCCGGCCCCGCGCCTCCCCAATCACATCCGTGAGATCCACCGATGCCCCCTTCTCCTGAAGCGGACGGGCCACCACATGACCCTCCCCGCTGATGTCAAAATATCCCCCTCCCCACCGGTCGATGTTGTACAGGCCTCGGGCCGCTTCGATGCTCCACGCCGGAGCCTCGGACAAAGGTTCGCTCATTTCAGATTCGCTTCCGCGGGTGCTGCGCGCGCGCGACTATAAAAATCCACCCCGCGGATGCAATGCACACCATCCCCCGATCGAAAATCGTCGTCCCGCTCTCCCCTGAACACCCTGACCCCTGACCCGGACCGGGAAACCCAGCAGCAAGACCAAACCGGGTTCCTCCAACTCTCCCACCCCACCCAGTTGCCCCCCCCAACCGCGCCCCCCCGTCCTCCGCCTTCAGCCTTCAGCCTTCAGCCTTCAGCCCTCAGCCTTCAGCCCTCAGCTCCCCCCCCCACCATGGCCGCCGCACCCCTCGACGTCCTGATCCGCTACTGCGACAGGACCCTCCGCACCCACGCCTTCACCGACTGGCCCGGCGCCGTCAATGGCCTCCAGGTCCAGAACTCCGGCCGCGTCACCCGCCTCGCTGCCGCCGTCGATGCCCGCCGTGCCACCATCGAACTCGCCATCGAAGCCGGGGCCAACCTGCTCGTCGTCCATCACGGCCTGTTCTGGACCCCGCCCCAACCCTGGACCGGCAACCATTACCAGCTCCTACGCCGCCTTCTCGACCATGATCTCGCCGTGTACAGCTCCCACCTGCCCCTCGATGCCCACCCGCGCCTCGGCAATTCCATCCAACTCGCCCGCGCCGTCGGCCTGACCTCCCCGAAACCCTTCTTCGAAACCAAGGGCCAGCCCATCGGCTTCCGTGCCGAAGCCCGACTCGATCGCGACGCCCTCCGCGACCGCCTCGCCAAGGCGACCGGTTCCTCCCCCATCCTCCTCCCGGGAGGCCCCCGAATCTGCCGCGCCATCGGCGTGGTCACCGGCGGCGCCGGGGCCGAACTGCGTCAGGCCGCCGAAGCCGGCATCGACACCTTCATCACCGGCGAAGGACCCCACTGGACCGCAGCCCTCGCCGACGACCTGGGCCTCAACGTCTTCTATGCCGGCCACTACGCCACCGAAACCTTCGGCGTCCGCGCCCTCACCGCCCAACTCGCCCGCCGCTTCCGCCTGCCCTGGGACTTCATCGACTGCCCCACCGGCCTCTAACCCTCTAACCCTCGCCCCGTCGCGCCCAGACGAACTGGTTCGAAGTCGCCCCACCCAGTTTCAGCCACAGCAGGTCCAGCAGGTAGAACGTCCCCACCACCGGCAGACTCTTCAGGCTCAAGAACTCCCAGAATGATGCCCCCCTCTCCAGCGAGTTCAGTCCCAGCCTGTTGCGCAGGCTGATGATCCAGAACGCGATCGAAGGCGTGCAGCCCTGGCGCTCGATGTCATACCCGCTCTCCCGCAACAGCCCCGCCAGCGTCGCCCGGTCGAACAAATGAAAGTGCCGCGGAACATGGTACCCACCCCAGTACCGGCGCCGGAACAACCGGTAATCCCACCCCCCCCGGTTCGGCGTGTCGATCACCAGCAGCCCCCCCGGCGCCAGTTTGGGCCTCACCTGACGCAATGCCGCCCCCGGGTCCCGCAGATGCTCGATCAACTGCCGCATCACGATCAGGTCGTGCGCCCCTTCGGCCAGCTCCGACAGGTCGGTCTCCACATTCCCCACCACGCACCGCACCCCCGCCCCCTCCGCCAACCGACGCATCCCGTCATCGAACTGCAGATCCACGCAGGTCGCCTCGACCCCCTGCCCGCCTGCCGCCTCGAAAACCTTCTTCAACCGGATCAACCGGCTCAGATTCCCGCCGCCGAGATCCACCACCGAACGCACCCGGCGATCGCCCAACTGCCGTCGCAATCCCTCCGCGTCCCGCGTCATCTTCGCCTCCACCACCCGCCCTTCCATCCAGATCGGCGACTTCGGATTAACCGTGTAGTACCCCGGCGGATACAGCGCCCCCACCTCCTCGATCGAGGGCAGCGGATCGAGAAACACATGCCCGCACCGCCCGCACTCCGCCAGCATCCACTCCCCCGGACGACATCGATACTCGAAGTC
Proteins encoded:
- a CDS encoding Nif3-like dinuclear metal center hexameric protein codes for the protein MAAAPLDVLIRYCDRTLRTHAFTDWPGAVNGLQVQNSGRVTRLAAAVDARRATIELAIEAGANLLVVHHGLFWTPPQPWTGNHYQLLRRLLDHDLAVYSSHLPLDAHPRLGNSIQLARAVGLTSPKPFFETKGQPIGFRAEARLDRDALRDRLAKATGSSPILLPGGPRICRAIGVVTGGAGAELRQAAEAGIDTFITGEGPHWTAALADDLGLNVFYAGHYATETFGVRALTAQLARRFRLPWDFIDCPTGL
- a CDS encoding class I SAM-dependent methyltransferase, with translation MKPSGNASRCPLCDDAGTRVVLRAPDFEYRCRPGEWMLAECGRCGHVFLDPLPSIEEVGALYPPGYYTVNPKSPIWMEGRVVEAKMTRDAEGLRRQLGDRRVRSVVDLGGGNLSRLIRLKKVFEAAGGQGVEATCVDLQFDDGMRRLAEGAGVRCVVGNVETDLSELAEGAHDLIVMRQLIEHLRDPGAALRQVRPKLAPGGLLVIDTPNRGGWDYRLFRRRYWGGYHVPRHFHLFDRATLAGLLRESGYDIERQGCTPSIAFWIISLRNRLGLNSLERGASFWEFLSLKSLPVVGTFYLLDLLWLKLGGATSNQFVWARRGEG